Proteins co-encoded in one Arachis hypogaea cultivar Tifrunner chromosome 11, arahy.Tifrunner.gnm2.J5K5, whole genome shotgun sequence genomic window:
- the LOC112723415 gene encoding uncharacterized protein isoform X1, translating to MENSDTSLTSSSLPPPPPPPPPALVVTEEPEPKKQKMSTSTSDDEECTTATDTKKRYKRRKIAIFFAYCGVGYQGMQKNPGAKTIEGDMEEALYVSGAVPEQDRGIAKRYDWARSARTDKGVSAVGQVVSGRFYIDPPGLVDRLNSNLPDQIRIFGYKRVTASFNAKRFCDRRRYVYLIPVFALDPSCHRDRETVLASLGTGNELVKCLECSERGRKVVGLVGNAKHNLTQEAMDVDSFRKDDKVNAGLTEDIDVSLSKGEEGKCLNEESGHEDKVVVDNLNSKTEESSNEVKVLVDNVNSKTDLETMVPVQDADTPVNGGSVNTAIVEEEKVNGEDRPTKGSGFSYGEEEKERFNRILKYYVGTHNFHNFTTRTKAEDPAARRFIISFEAKTTVVVEGMEFVKCEIVGQSFMLHQIRKMVGLAVAIMRNCAPESLINKALQKDVNINVPTAPEVGLYLDECFFASYNQKWKDSHEELSMKAYEKEAEDFKMKYIYSHIASTEQRDGTVALWLHSLNHRNYPDLRLVDEEAITDNGKTEIKVEDKRTEKTEIGDEGANKIETQVGDMRTEIEVDDDKRTKIEVDNKQAETEVATD from the exons ATGGAAAACTCAGATACATCTCTAACAAGTTCATCCCTGccaccacctccacctccaccgccACCAGCACTAGTTGTTACGGAAGAGCCAGAGCCGAAGAAGCAGAAGATGTCCACCAGTACCTCTGATGATGAAGAATGCACAACTGCCACAGACACCAAGAAAAGGTACAAGCGTCGTAAGATTGCTATATTCTTTGCTTATTGTGGCGTTGGCTATCAGGGTATGCAGAAAAACCCCGGGGCCAAGACCATTGAAGGTGACATGGAAGAAGCCTTGTATGTGTCTGGAGCCGTCCCTGAACAGGATCGTGGAATTGCTAAACGGTATGACTGGGCTCGCTCAGCTAGAACAGATAAGGGAGTCAGTGCTGTTGGTCAGGTTGTTTCAGGCAGGTTCTATATTGACCCCCCTGGTCTTGTTGATCGCCTTAATtcaaatcttccagatcagataCGGATCTTTGGTTACAAGCGTGTAACAGCATCTTTTAATGCCAAGAGGTTCTGTGACCGCAGGAGGTATGTCTATCTCATTCCTGTGTTTGCTCTTGATCCATCTTGTCATCGGGATAGAGAGACCGTCCTAGCTAGTTTGGGAACCGGAAATGAGCTTGTTAAATGTTTGGAGTGTTCTGAGAGAGGTCGTAAGGTggtagggcttgttggtaatGCAAAGCACAATCTAACACAAGAAGCTATGGATGTGGATTCATTCAGAAAAGACGATAAAGTTAATGCTGGGCTGACAGAGGATATTGATGTATCTTTGAGCAAAGGTGAAGAAGGTAAGTGTTTAAATGAAGAATCTGGTCATGAGGATAAGGTTGTAGTTGACAATTTGAACTCTAAAACTGAGGAATCCAGTAATGAGGTTAAGGTTTTAGTTGACAATGTGAACTCGAAAACCGATCTTGAAACTATGGTTCCTGTTCAAGATGCGGATACCCCTGTGAATGGTGGATCAGTGAACACAGCCATAGTCGAGGAAGAGAAAGTTAATGGAGAGGATAGGCCTACCAAAGGAAGCGGATTCAGTTACggtgaggaggagaaagagagatTTAATAGGATCTTGAAGTACTATGTAGGTACTCACAACTTCCACAACTTCACCACTAGAACAAAAGCTGAGGACCCTGCTGCCCGACGCTTCATTATTTCATTTGAGGCAAAGACTACTGTTGTTGTTGAGGGCATGGAATTTGTAAAGTGTGAGATTGTTGGACAGAGCTTTATGCTTCATCAAATACGGAAGATGGTTGGGCTTGCAGTGGCAATCATGAGAAATTGTGCACCAGAATCTCTTATCAATAAAGCTTTGCAGAA GGATGTTAACATTAATGTGCCTACTGCCCCTGAGGTAGGACTATATTTGGATGAGTGCTTCTTTGCTTCATACAACCAGAAATGGAAAGATAGCCACGAGGAATTGTCAATGAAGGCATACGAGAAAGAAGCTGAGGATTTCAAAATGAAGTACATATATTCTCATATTGCTTCTACGGAACAGAGGGATGGAACTGTGGCTCTCTGGTTGCATTCATTGAACCATAGAAATTATCCTGATCTGCGTCTTGTTGATGAGGAAGCGATCACTGATAATGGGAAGACAGAAATAAAGGTTGAGGACAAGAGAACTGAGAAAACCGAAATAGGTGATGAGGGAGCTAATAAAATTGAAACACAAGTTGGTGACATGAGAACTGAAATAGAAGTAGATGATGACAAGAGAACTAAAATAGAAGTTGATAACAAGCAAGCTGAAACAGAAGTTGCGACTGATTGA
- the LOC112723415 gene encoding uncharacterized protein isoform X2, giving the protein MSTSTSDDEECTTATDTKKRYKRRKIAIFFAYCGVGYQGMQKNPGAKTIEGDMEEALYVSGAVPEQDRGIAKRYDWARSARTDKGVSAVGQVVSGRFYIDPPGLVDRLNSNLPDQIRIFGYKRVTASFNAKRFCDRRRYVYLIPVFALDPSCHRDRETVLASLGTGNELVKCLECSERGRKVVGLVGNAKHNLTQEAMDVDSFRKDDKVNAGLTEDIDVSLSKGEEGKCLNEESGHEDKVVVDNLNSKTEESSNEVKVLVDNVNSKTDLETMVPVQDADTPVNGGSVNTAIVEEEKVNGEDRPTKGSGFSYGEEEKERFNRILKYYVGTHNFHNFTTRTKAEDPAARRFIISFEAKTTVVVEGMEFVKCEIVGQSFMLHQIRKMVGLAVAIMRNCAPESLINKALQKDVNINVPTAPEVGLYLDECFFASYNQKWKDSHEELSMKAYEKEAEDFKMKYIYSHIASTEQRDGTVALWLHSLNHRNYPDLRLVDEEAITDNGKTEIKVEDKRTEKTEIGDEGANKIETQVGDMRTEIEVDDDKRTKIEVDNKQAETEVATD; this is encoded by the exons ATGTCCACCAGTACCTCTGATGATGAAGAATGCACAACTGCCACAGACACCAAGAAAAGGTACAAGCGTCGTAAGATTGCTATATTCTTTGCTTATTGTGGCGTTGGCTATCAGGGTATGCAGAAAAACCCCGGGGCCAAGACCATTGAAGGTGACATGGAAGAAGCCTTGTATGTGTCTGGAGCCGTCCCTGAACAGGATCGTGGAATTGCTAAACGGTATGACTGGGCTCGCTCAGCTAGAACAGATAAGGGAGTCAGTGCTGTTGGTCAGGTTGTTTCAGGCAGGTTCTATATTGACCCCCCTGGTCTTGTTGATCGCCTTAATtcaaatcttccagatcagataCGGATCTTTGGTTACAAGCGTGTAACAGCATCTTTTAATGCCAAGAGGTTCTGTGACCGCAGGAGGTATGTCTATCTCATTCCTGTGTTTGCTCTTGATCCATCTTGTCATCGGGATAGAGAGACCGTCCTAGCTAGTTTGGGAACCGGAAATGAGCTTGTTAAATGTTTGGAGTGTTCTGAGAGAGGTCGTAAGGTggtagggcttgttggtaatGCAAAGCACAATCTAACACAAGAAGCTATGGATGTGGATTCATTCAGAAAAGACGATAAAGTTAATGCTGGGCTGACAGAGGATATTGATGTATCTTTGAGCAAAGGTGAAGAAGGTAAGTGTTTAAATGAAGAATCTGGTCATGAGGATAAGGTTGTAGTTGACAATTTGAACTCTAAAACTGAGGAATCCAGTAATGAGGTTAAGGTTTTAGTTGACAATGTGAACTCGAAAACCGATCTTGAAACTATGGTTCCTGTTCAAGATGCGGATACCCCTGTGAATGGTGGATCAGTGAACACAGCCATAGTCGAGGAAGAGAAAGTTAATGGAGAGGATAGGCCTACCAAAGGAAGCGGATTCAGTTACggtgaggaggagaaagagagatTTAATAGGATCTTGAAGTACTATGTAGGTACTCACAACTTCCACAACTTCACCACTAGAACAAAAGCTGAGGACCCTGCTGCCCGACGCTTCATTATTTCATTTGAGGCAAAGACTACTGTTGTTGTTGAGGGCATGGAATTTGTAAAGTGTGAGATTGTTGGACAGAGCTTTATGCTTCATCAAATACGGAAGATGGTTGGGCTTGCAGTGGCAATCATGAGAAATTGTGCACCAGAATCTCTTATCAATAAAGCTTTGCAGAA GGATGTTAACATTAATGTGCCTACTGCCCCTGAGGTAGGACTATATTTGGATGAGTGCTTCTTTGCTTCATACAACCAGAAATGGAAAGATAGCCACGAGGAATTGTCAATGAAGGCATACGAGAAAGAAGCTGAGGATTTCAAAATGAAGTACATATATTCTCATATTGCTTCTACGGAACAGAGGGATGGAACTGTGGCTCTCTGGTTGCATTCATTGAACCATAGAAATTATCCTGATCTGCGTCTTGTTGATGAGGAAGCGATCACTGATAATGGGAAGACAGAAATAAAGGTTGAGGACAAGAGAACTGAGAAAACCGAAATAGGTGATGAGGGAGCTAATAAAATTGAAACACAAGTTGGTGACATGAGAACTGAAATAGAAGTAGATGATGACAAGAGAACTAAAATAGAAGTTGATAACAAGCAAGCTGAAACAGAAGTTGCGACTGATTGA
- the LOC112723413 gene encoding glycerophosphodiester phosphodiesterase GDPDL7 — translation MSIHFGGMNKMITSLFLYSLLVHATVAQQVPLPKPPLRKWTTLSGNEPLVVSRGGFSGLFPEGTPNALAFAKDTTILCNLQLTKDGGAFCVTGTTLDKSTNINVFDPNKTRTYNINGKNVEGYFAVDYTAKDIDQNVFMVQSIYTRPDFYDQSLPVLNVDAVLGDQSPPKFWLNAQYEAFYTQKGVKFVDRVVELVTQYQINYVSSPEIGFLKSINGKVSKTTKIIFQLLGANEVEPTTKQPYGTIVKDLLAIKSYASAIMVPKEYIWPVKPDNYLGLPTTLVSDAHKLGLEVYASGFANDFTLSYNYSYDPTAEYMQFTDKGDSVDGVVTDFPTTASNAIACFANNQSLPKKGPTLIISNNGASSVYPGSTDLAYQQAIDDGSDIIDCSVQMSKDGTAFCSGAADLIQETTAVTKFMPRTSTVPEVQAKSGIFSFDLTWSEIQTLKPQIYNAEGPDFPRNPAAKNSGKFVTLAEFLELAKTKAVPGILINIQNAAYLASNRSLDIVGTVSSALSNASFDKESTKQVLIQSDDSQVLTKFKDIPSYKRVLLVDDRIGDIPRPTADEIKKYADAVNLVKSAVFSVEGGGSLLAGMTNVVRELKDANLTVFVHNLKNEFITLAFDFWSDPNIAMATFIQNAKVDGIVTDFPATASRYMRSPCSDPNHVPTILPAQPGDLMSTVDPQTLPPAESPLPPLEVDNVVDPPLPAVSNSKDEPSAHPPPTKPASSSSFRANKVNIGLSLVVYLVFALLFTGH, via the exons ATGAGTATACATTTTGGG GGAATGAACAAAATGATCACAAGCTTGTTTCTTTATTCCTTGTTGGTGCATGCAACGGTTGCCCAACAAGTTCCACTTCCAAAACCACCTTTGAGAAAGTGGACAACCTTAAGCG GGAATGAACCTCTTGTAGTATCCCGCGGAGGGTTCTCGGGTCTGTTCCCAGAAGGCACACCAAATGCATTGGCATTTGCTAAGGACACCACCATCTTGTGCAATCTTCAACTGACGAAAGATGGTGGTGCCTTTTGTGTCACCGGCACCACGCTTGACAAATCAACAAATATAAATGTTTTCGATCCGAATAAGACAAGAACCTACAATATCAATGGCAAGAATGTGGAAGGATACTTTGCTGTCGATTACACTGCAAAAGATATTGACCAGAATGTGTTTA TGGTTCAGTCCATTTATACTAGACCTGATTTTTATGACCAATCCCTCCCAGTTCTTAATGTTGATGCTGTCCTAGGCGACCAGTCCCCACCCAAGTTTTGGTTGAATGCTCAG TATGAAGCATTTTACACTCAGAAAGGTGTGAAGTTTGTGGATAGGGTTGTTGAATTGGTGACCCAGTATCAGATAAACTATGTTTCTTCTCCAGAGATTGGTTTCTTAAAGAGCATCAACGGGAAAGTGAGCAAGACAACTAAGATCATATTTCAGCTTCTGGGTGCAAATGAGGTTGAACCCACAACAAAGCAGCCATATGGTACCATTGTGAAGGATCTTTTGGCAATTAAGTCATATGCCTCAGCCATAATGGTTCCAAAGGAGTACATATGGCCGGTTAAGCCAGACAATTATCTTGGGCTTCCCACAACACTTGTATCTGATGCACATAAATTAGGACTAGAAGTATATGCTTCTGGTTTTGCTAATGACTTCACCTTAAGTTATAATTACAGTTACGATCCTACTGCTGAGTACATGCAATTCACAGACAAGGGGGATTCTGTTGATGGTGTTGTCACTGATTTCCCAACAACAGCATCGAATGCCATCG catgctttgcaaataaCCAAAGCTTGCCCAAAAAAG GACCAACTCTGATCATAAGCAACAACGGAGCAAGCAGTGTTTATCCAGGCAGCACTGATCTAGCATATCAACAAGCAATAGATGACGGTTCTGACATTATAGATTGCTCGGTTCAAATGTCAAAAGATGGAACAGCCTTCTGCTCCGGTGCTGCAGACCTGATACAAGAAACAACTGCAGTGACAAAGTTTATGCCTCGAACTTCCACCGTCCCAGAAGTTCAAGCAAAAAGTGGAATTTTCTCCTTTGACCTTACATGGAGCGAGATTCAGACCTTGAAAC CTCAAATCTATAATGCTGAAGGCCCAGATTTCCCAAGAAACCCAGCAGCGAAGAACAGTGGTAAATTTGTCACCCTGGCTGAATTTTTGGAATTGGCCAAGACAAAGGCAGTTCCTGGCATTTTGATAAACATACAG AACGCCGCCTACCTTGCATCAAATAGAAGCCTCGACATTGTGGGAACGGTCAGCAGTGCTTTGAGTAACGCTAGCTTTGATAAGGAATCCACAAAGCAAGTGTTGATCCAATCAGATGACAGCCAAGTGTTAACCAAGTTTAAGGATATCCCATCCTACAAAAGAGTGTTGTTAGTTGATGACAGAATAGGTGACATTCCAAGGCCAACAGCCGATGAAATTAAGAAGTACGCTGATGCGGTGAATCTTGTGAAAAGCGCTGTTTTTAGTGTTGAGGGAGGAGGTTCATTGTTAGCAGGAATGACTAATGTTGTCCGGGAATTGAAAGATGCAAACCTCACAGTATTCGTTCATAATCTCAAAAACGAATTCATAACCTTGGCATTTGACTTCTGGTCTGATCCTAATATAGCCATGGCTACTTTTATCCAAAATGCTAAGGTCGATGGCATTGTGACCGATTTTCCTGCCACTGCAAGTAGATATATGA GAAGCCCATGTAGCGATCCAAACCATGTGCCTACCATCTTACCAGCTCAACCTGGTGACCTGATGAGCACTGTTGATCCTCAGACTCTACCACCAGCAGAATCACCACTTCCACCTCTTGAGGTTGACAACGTTGTCGATCCACCGCTTCCTGCGGTCTCTAATTCTAAAGATGAACCAAGTGCTCATCCTCCACCCACCAAACCTGCATCCTCTTCAAGTTTCCGGGCAAATAAGGTCAACATTGGTCTCTCCCTGGTGGTATACCTGGTGTTTGCTCTTCTCTTCACTGGCCATTAA
- the LOC112723409 gene encoding VAMP-like protein YKT61, with the protein MKITALFVLKCNATTTTDGSDPPILANATDVSQFGYFQRSSVREFIVFIARTVAKRTPQGQRQSVQHEEYKVHAYNRNGLCALGVMDDHYPVRSAFSLLNKVMDEYQKSFGESWRTVDKDSTQSWPFLDEALIKFQDPHEADKLLKIQKDLDETKIILHQTIESVLARGEKLDSLVEKSSDLSAASQMFYKQAKQTNQCCTVL; encoded by the exons ATGAAGATCACAGCTCTATTCGTTTTGAAATGCAACGCCACTACCACCACTGATGGATCGGATCCACCAATTCTGGCTAACGCCACCGACGTAAGCCAGTTCGGTTATTTTCAGCGTTCCTCCGTCCGAGAATTCATCGTCTTCATCGCTCGCACCGTCGCCAAACGCACTCCTCAAGGCCAACGCCAATCCGTCCAACACGAAG AGTATAAGGTTCATGCTTACAACCGTAATGGCCTCTGTGCTTTGGGGGTTATGGATGATCACTATCCAGTTCGAAGTGCATTCTCTCTTCTCAACAAG GTGATGGATGAGTATCAGAAAAGTTTTGGCGAGTCATGGAGAACTGTTGACAAAGATAGTACTCAATCATGGCCCTTTCTGGATGAAGCTTTGATCAAATTCCAG GACCCTCATGAAGCTGACAAGTTATTGAAAATTCAGAAGGATTTAGATGAAACAAAAATCATTCTT CACCAGACTATTGAGAGTGTTCTTGCAAGAGGGGAGAAGCTAGATAGCTTAGTTGAGAAGAGTTCTGATCTAAGTGCAGCATCACAG ATGTTCTACAAGCAGGCAAAACAAACCAACCAGTGTTGTACGGTTTTGTAG
- the LOC112723412 gene encoding temperature-induced lipocalin-1, translating into MKVVKGLDVERYMGRWYEIASFPSFFQPKNGENTRATYTLNDDGTVHVLNETYANGKKVSIEGTAYKADPKNDEAKLKVKFYVPPFLPIIPVVGDYWVLYIDDDYQYAVIGGPTTKYLWILSRQNRLDEEIFNMLVQKAKDEGYDVSKLHKTPQSETPPEGEEGPKDTKGIWWIKSLLGK; encoded by the exons ATGAAGGTGGTGAAGGGCCTTGATGTGGAGAGGTACATGGGTAGATGGTATGAGATAGCGAGTTTCCCTTCATTCTTTCAGCCAAAGAATGGTGAGAACACAAGAGCCACATACACACTCAATGATGATGGAACTGTGCATGTGCTCAATGAGACTTATGCTAATGGCAAGAAGGTCTCCATTGAAGGAACTGCATACAAGGCCGATCCGAAAAACGATGAGGCGAAGCTCAAGGTCAAGTTCTATGTCCCTCCATTCTTACCCATCATCCCTGTTGTTGGAGACTACTGGGTTTTGTACATCGATGATGATTATCAATATGCTGTGATTGGAGGGCCAACCACCAAATATCTTTGG ATATTGTCAAGGCAGAACCGATTAGATGAGGAGATCTTCAATATGCTTGTTCAGAAAGCTAAGGATGAGGGGTATGATGTGAGCAAACTCCACAAGACTCCACAGAGTGAGACACCACCAGAGGGAGAAGAAGGCCCCAAAGACACCAAAGGCATTTGGTGGATCAAATCCCTTTTAGGGAAATAG
- the LOC112723410 gene encoding temperature-induced lipocalin-1, which translates to MAEKEMSVVRNLDVKRYMGRWYEIASFPSRFQPKNGVDTRATYTLNEDGTVHVLNETWSDGKRGFIEGTAYKADPNSDEAKLKVKFYVPPFLPIIPVTGDYWVLFIDDDYQYALIGQPSRRYLWILSRQNRLDEEIFNELVQKAKDVGYDVSKLHKTPQSETPPEGEEGPKDTKGIWWIKSILGR; encoded by the exons ATGGCGGAGAAAGAGATGTCTGTGGTGAGGAACCTGGATGTGAAACGTTACATGGGTCGGTGGTACGAGATAGCGTCCTTCCCATCAAGGTTCCAACCTAAAAATGGTGTTGACACGAGAGCCACCTACACTCTCAACGAGGATGGAACCGTGCACGTGCTCAATGAGACTTGGAGTGATGGCAAAAGAGGCTTCATTGAAGGTACTGCATACAAGGCTGATCCCAATAGCGATGAAGCTAAGCTCAAGGTCAAGTTCTATGTTCCTCCATTCTTGCCTATCATCCCTGTTACTGGTGACTATTGGGTTCTCTTCATTGATGATGATTATCAGTATGCTCTCATTGGCCAACCCAGTAGGAGATATCTTTGG ATATTGTCAAGGCAGAACCGATTAGATGAGGAGATCTTCAATGAGCTTGTTCAGAAAGCTAAGGATGTGGGGTATGATGTGAGCAAACTCCACAAGACTCCACAGAGTGAGACACCACCAGAGGGAGAAGAAGGCCCCAAAGACACCAAAGGCATTTGGTGGATCAAATCCATTCTGGGGAGATAG